In Mytilus trossulus isolate FHL-02 chromosome 6, PNRI_Mtr1.1.1.hap1, whole genome shotgun sequence, a single window of DNA contains:
- the LOC134720831 gene encoding acylcarnitine hydrolase-like produces the protein MKSTFGWLNFAFLVVQISADTTNIKTPSGPIKGLKLNYHKTGEPLYEFRGIPFAKPPIGSLRFKKTEPLEKRKEFHDGTKFGAICMQPGIDFMPEISKPDMSEDCLVLNVYVPRNLHERLSVMVWIHGGGFMVGHGHLYDGGKLAMDGNVIVVTINYRLGGFGFFAVGDSSARGNYGLWDQKMALQWVHDNIASFGGNPESVTVFGESAGGYSASFQSLIPSNKGLFQRVISQSGVVSRTVVVTNSSIEKFAAEIAEKSSCPFDEKQIFVDCLRQKTADEILKLTEPFASTPADKLMFESTGMPVVDYELFLEHPIKSLEDKSSDVSQFFRSLDLMAGAVSNEGSLLYMMIPPSFQEHYAFNVTEGFPYKAVCNGILSPFVELWYANNSNVKDILCKYYSAESIADQSLKATDSWADITFYYPIMKMLEHHSGGNTYQYVVSKLSPKPFGGPPPSWFKGVGHGDEVIYLFNVSQFLSLDEKEIMNDRDEEFGKKMISYWTSFAKTGVPYAGDGSVPWKQFDMENKIYLDLDDEITQKSNYKPEILDLWSNQLPASNLESASADEGHRDEL, from the exons ATGAAATCAACGTTCGGGTGGTTGAATTTTGCTTTTCTAGTTGTTCAAATTAGTGCTGACACAACGAATATAAAAACACCGTCTGGACCAATCAAAGGACTAAAATTGAACTATCACAAAACAGGAGAACCTTTATATGAATTCAGGGGCATACCCTTCGCCAAACCACCGATTGGTTCGTTGAGATTCAAAAAAACAGAACCCCTTGAAAAACGAAAAGAATTTCATGACGGAACGAAATTCGGAGCAATCTGTATGCAGCCGGGTATCGATTTTATGCCTGAAATAAGTAAACCAGACATGTCTGAAGATTGTTTGGTATTGAATGTCTACGTTCCAAGAAATTTACACGAACGTTTGTCAGTAATGGTATGGATACACGGTGGCGGATTTATGGTCGGTCATGGACACCTCTACGATGGCGGAAAACTTGCAATGGACGGAAATGTGATTGTTGTAACAATAAACTATAGACTTGGAGGATTTGGCTTTTTTGCTGTGGGTGATTCTTCGGCAAGAGGTAACTATGGTTTGTGGGATCAAAAGATGGCACTCCAATGGGTACATGATAATATTGCATCATTTGGAGGTAATCCTGAGTCTGTTACAGTATTTGGTGAATCCGCGGGGGGATATAGTGCATCATTTCAATCACTTATACCTTCAAATAAAGGACTTTTTCAGAGAGTTATTTCACAGAGTGGTGTTGTATCTAGAACTGTTGTTGTGACAAACTCCTCTATTGAAAAATTTGCAGCAGAAATAGCTGAAAAATCTTCCTGTCCATTCGATGAAAAGCAAATATTCGTTGATTGCTTACGACAGAAAACAGCTGATGAAATCCTGAAATTGACCGAACCTTTTGCCTCAACACCAGCGGACAAGCTCATGTTTGAATCCACTGGTATGCCGGTCGTAGATTATGAATTGTTTCTCGAACATCCTATTAAAAGTCTGGAAGACAAATCATCAGATGTGTCCCAGTTTTTCCGTTCTCTAGATTTAATGGCGGGGGCTGTCTCTAACGAAGGATCCTTACTATATATGATGATACCACCAAGCTTCCAAGAACACTATGCTTTTAATGTTACTGAAGGTTTTCCATATAAAGCAGTTTGTAACGGAATACTGTCACCCTTCGTTGAATTGTGGTATGCTAACAACTCAAACGTCAAGGACATACTGTGTAAATATTACTCCGCAGAGTCTATCGCAGATCAATCTTTAAAAGCAACCGATTCCTGGGCTGACATTACATTTTACTATCCTATCATGAAAATGTTAGAACATCACTCTGGAGGTAATACATATCAATATGTGGTATCAAAATTAAGTCCAAAACCCTTCGGCGGGCCTCCTCCGTCATGGTTCAAAGGTGTCGGGCATGGTGATGAAGTGATTTACCTTTTTAATGTATCTCAGTTTCTGTCACTGGATGAAAAAGAGATAATGAATGATAGAGATGAAGAATTTGGAAAGAAAATGATAAGTTATTGGACATCTTTTGCTAAGACTGG CGTGCCTTATGCTGGTGATGGGTCAGTTCCATGGAAACAATTCGATATGGAAAACAAAATCTATTTGGATTTAGACGATGAGATAACACAAAAAAGTAACTACAAACCTGAAATATTGGACCTCTGGTCAAACCAACTACCAGCGTCCAATCTTGAATCAGCGAGTGCAGACGAAGGACACCGTGATGAATTGTGA
- the LOC134720830 gene encoding fatty acyl-CoA hydrolase precursor, medium chain-like: MYIMSLILFVICSFVTVVFSNNNQINTVMVETPSGLIKGIQNIFSENGVQVNEFRGIRYGKAPIGPFRFRKPTPVEKWTDTFDATKFGAACAQLQLDFLPGYKKLDMSEDCLFLNVYVPKVLNPYRKLSVMVWIHGGGLSMGHAHDYDGGRIATEGDVIVVTINYRLGIFGFFALNHPAARGNYGVWDQKLALQWVHDNIAAFGGDPESVTIFGESAGGWSVNVQAMIPSNKGLFQRAISQSGAFDFGRTFTLKPKMLRKYAEDYANKTGCSLDDLYKFTHCLREVSVDELIDMTNPIKTNPVDRIPLETTSSGVVDGELFTDNPFRLLSDKTSDVAKFFKSIDFMAGTTSNEGSLLYMVAPPTFQDHFGFNMTEGIPSKVACVGIIAPFVELYLNNNPALKKKLCDFYTVDGSVAEQGLRVSEFFGDLLITYPVVRMLEYHSSLGGETWQYRFSKTSPSPIGGPPPSWFKGSGHADELIFMFSSNPFTSPDTSLSEDEKELSKHMINYWTSFAKSRNPNEGGEPVKWKQFTLKDRDYVNLDVPIRADTFMASDSVQFWTELYESYEFEASGGLNEHDEL, from the exons ATGTACATCATGTCATTGATACTGTTCGTCATCTGTTCTTTCGTCACAGTTGTCTTTTCCAACAACAATCAAATAAATACCGTAATGGTCGAAACTCCATCAGGACTAATCAAAGGTATTCAGAACATATTTTCAGAGAATGGAGTTCAAGTTAACGAGTTTCGCGGAATAAGGTATGGAAAGGCTCCTATTGGTCCTTTCCGTTTTCGGAAACCGACACCGGTTGAAAAATGGACAGATACGTTTGATGCTACTAAATTTGGTGCTGCTTGTGCGCAGctgcaattggattttttacCGGGATATAAAAAACTTGACATGTCTGAAGATTGCCTTTTCCTGAATGTTTATGTTCCAAAAGTATTGAATCCATATAGAAAATTATCTGTTATGGTTTGGATCCATGGTGGTGGACTCTCAATGGGGCATGCTCATGATTATGATGGTGGACGTATTGCAACAGAAGGTGATGTTATAGTAGTGACTATTAACTACAGATTAGGAATTTTTGGGTTTTTCGCATTAAATCATCCAGCTGCGAGGGGAAATTATGGTGTTTGGGATCAGAAACTTGCTTTACAATGGGTACATGATAATATCGCTGCGTTTGGTGGTGACCCTGAATCGGTTACAATTTTTGGAGAGTCTGCAGGCGGATGGAGTGTGAATGTACAAGCAATGATACCTTCAAACAAAGGACTGTTCCAGAGAGCTATATCTCAAAGTGGTGCGTTTGACTTTGGAAGGACATTTACGTTGAAGCCGAAAATGCTGAGAAAATATGCCGAGGACTATGCAAACAAAACAGGATGTTCATTAGACGACTTATATAAATTTACACATTGCTTAAGGGAAGTTTCAGTTGATGAGCTTATAGATATGACAAACCCAATAAAGACAAATCCAGTTGACAGAATACCACTGGAAACAACCAGTTCGGGGGTTGTTGATGGCGAACTTTTTACTGACAATCCGTTTAGACTGTTAAGCGACAAAACCTCAGATGTAGCAAAGTTTTTCAAATCTATTGATTTCATGGCTGGAACAACATCTAATGAAGGATCTTTGCTGTACATGGTTGCCCCACCGACTTTTCAAGATCATTTTGGATTTAATATGACCGAGGGAATACCATCTAAAGTTGCATGTGTTGGCATCATAGCACCATTTGTAGAATTGTATTTAAACAATAATcctgcattaaaaaaaaaattatgtgattTTTACACAGTCGATGGTTCTGTTGCCGAACAAGGATTGAGGGTGTCAGAATTCTTTGGAGATTTATTAATAACATATCCCGTTGTAAGAATGTTGGAATATCATTCGTCATTAGGGGGTGAAACGTGGCAGTACAGATTTTCCAAGACATCTCCATCTCCCATTGGTGGACCTCCGCCATCTTGGTTCAAAGGGTCAGGTCATGCTGACGAGCTCATATTCATGTTTTCCAGCAATCCTTTTACAAGCCCTGATACTTCTCTATCGGAAGATGAAAAAGAGCTATCGAAGCATATGATCAACTATTGGACTTCATTTGCGAAATCTAG GAATCCCAATGAAGGAGGAGAGCCAGTAAAATGGAAGCAATTCACACTTAAAGACAGAGATTACGTGAACCTTGATGTCCCCATCAGGGCGGATACCTTTATGGCATCAGATAGTGTGCAATTCTGGACAGAGCTGTATGAGAGTTATGAATTTGAGGCGTCTGGTGGACTAAATGAACACGACgaattataa